The following proteins come from a genomic window of Coffea arabica cultivar ET-39 chromosome 11c, Coffea Arabica ET-39 HiFi, whole genome shotgun sequence:
- the LOC113718214 gene encoding probable xyloglucan endotransglucosylase/hydrolase protein 33, which translates to MNFAKLLVHSENQRMAGLHKKFAFFGLLKLWMLILVSSRGPVYTPPNVERVTDQFRRISVSQGYNVFYGGSNVHLTNNGTSADLILDKSSGSGLVSKNRYYYGFFSAAMKLPAGFTSGIVTAFYLSNQDLFPHNHDEIDFELLGHEKRRQWVLQTNLYGNGSVGTGREEKFYLWFDPTQAFHEYSILWNNHHIVFLVDNVPVREVIHNGAISSAYPSKPMSAYVTIWDGSKWATHGGKYPVNYSYAPFATSLRGIEMEGCIRENSAACSKRSVSSLDPVDGQEFAKLSQLQTTGLEWARGKHMFYSYCQDKSRYKVLPPECTTAK; encoded by the exons ATGAATTTTGCGAAACTCTTAGTCCACAGCGAGAATCAAAGAATGGCTGGTCTGCACAAGAAATTTGCCTTCTTTGGATTGCTGAAACTTTGGATGCTGATACTAGTCTCATCGCGAGGTCCAGTCTATACACCTCCAAATGTTGAGCGGGTTACGGACCAATTTCGTCGGATTTCAGTTAGTCAAGGTTATAATGTGTTTTATGGGGGTTCAAATGTCCATCTTACGAACAACGGGACCAGTGCTGATCTTATTTTGGACAAATCCTCAG GGTCTGGTTTAGTATCAAAAAACAGATACTACTATGGCTTCTTCAGTGCTGCAATGAAACTCCCTGCTGGCTTTACCTCTGGGATTGTAACAGCCTTCTAT CTGTCTAATCAAGACCTTTTCCCTCACAACCATGACGAAATTGATTTCGAATTGCTTGGCCATGAGAAGAGAAGACAATGGGTTCTGCAGACAAATTTATACGGCAATGGAAGTGTCGGCACAGGAAGGGAAGAGAAATTTTACCTCTGGTTTGATCCAACACAAGCTTTCCATGAGTACAGCATCCTCTGGAATAATCATCACATAGT ATTTCTTGTGGATAACGTTCCCGTGAGAGAAGTAATTCATAATGGGGCAATATCATCAGCCTATCCATCAAAACCAATGTCAGCTTATGTAACAATCTGGGATGGATCAAAATGGGCTACTCATGGAGGAAAATATCCTGTGAATTACAGCTATGCTCCGTTCGCGACATCGCTGCGAGGAATCGAGATGGAAGGCTGCATTCGTGAGAACTCAGCTGCATGCTCAAAGAGGAGCGTATCAAGCCTGGATCCTGTGGATGGACAAGAGTTTGCTAAATTGTCACAGCTACAAACGACAGGATTGGAATGGGCAAGAGGAAAGCATATGTTTTACTCCTATTGCCAAGataaatccagatacaaagtcCTACCACCAGAATGCACCACTGCCAAATAG
- the LOC140016612 gene encoding U-box domain-containing protein 19-like, producing the protein MTYNSDVFTRRILNFPAIRPCEFVSFSSLLTSLINLGRTICEYKSKTFFVNIKNARNAIRFVENLLIFLEEIPLGISTCVTNSATLSLSELHFILQKVQYLLEDCTRDDARLWMLAQSQITADEFRVLIRAMGVALDVLPLEEMELGDEVNGLVEFVKDQALALKFETEVDDQRFLRKVFWILDHFGGGIDPKPSDVRKVLEYLGIGSWSECNREVKFLEDEIGLESQSEKKSNIRLLNSLMGFMIYCRSILFEYVDKVTSKRTDNLGSCDTVRCLNADDFRCPITLELMSDPVTIATGHTYERSSILKWFRAGNRTCPKTGQRLLCTDFVPNAALKQLIKGFCSEKGIHFADSVGRSRDVTKAVVAGSKVSEQAVRLLANFLVGRLVGCNNQEQNRAAYEIRLLTKTSIFNRSCLVEAGTIPPLLNLLFSCDPSLQENAMASLLNLSKFSKSRKIIVENGGLILILDVLKCGLKVEARQHAAGAFFYLASAEEYRQLIGEIPDAIPSLVELVRDGTDRGKKNALVTIFGLLLCPENHRRVFAAGLVPLLVDLISSCEREDLVTDSLAVLANLADNPDGTTSILSSGALPMIVEVLGSSSSMAAREYCVSLLLSFCTHGGADAVIVLVKNPSLMGALYSQLTEGTTRASKKASSLIKILHNFNEKSTFGFSNPVLPQERFIHVW; encoded by the coding sequence ATGACATATAATTCTGATGTATTCACTCGCCGGATATTGAATTTTCCGGCAATCCGTCCTTGTGAATTTGTATCTTTCTCTAGCCTTCTTACTTCCCTGATCAATTTAGGCCGTACCATTTGTGAATACAAGTCGAAGACTTTTTTCGTTAATATAAAAAATGCGAGAAATGCAATACGTTTTGTCGAAAATCTCCtcatttttcttgaagaaatccCATTAGGGATTTCGACATGCGTCACTAATTCTGCTACTCTGAGCTTGTCTGAGCTCCACTTCATCTTGCAAAAAGTTCAGTACCTGTTGGAAGACTGTACAAGAGATGACGCTAGGCTGTGGATGCTGGCGCAGTCGCAGATTACTGCAGATGAATTCCGGGTTCTGATCAGAGCTATGGGAGTGGCCTTGGATGTTCTGCCTTTGGAGGAAATGGAACTTGGTGACGAAGTTAATGGCTTAGTTGAGTTTGTAAAAGATCAGGCTTTGGCACTGAAGTTTGAAACAGAAGTTGATGATCAGAGATTCCTGAGGAAGGTGTTTTGGATATTGGATCATTTTGGGGGTGGAATTGATCCAAAACCAAGTGATGTAAGAAAGGTTCTGGAGTATCTTGGGATTGGAAGTTGGAGTGAATGCAACAGAGAGGTAAAGTTCTTGGAGGATGAGATTGGGTTAGAATCGCAGTCTGAAAAGAAGAGTAACATTAGACTTCTCAACAGCCTAATGGGGTTCATGATCTACTGCCGGTCGATACTGTTCGAATATGTGGATAAGGTGACAAGTAAGCGAACTGATAATCTTGGTAGTTGTGATACCGTCAGATGCTTGAATGCTGATGATTTTCGATGTCCAATTACGTTGGAACTCATGTCTGATCCAGTTACAATAGCTACAGGTCACACGTATGAGCGATCTTCAATTCTGAAATGGTTCAGAGCTGGAAACCGCACCTGTCCCAAGACAGGCCAGAGGCTTCTCTGCACAGATTTTGTGCCCAATGCAGCTCTGAAGCAGCTTATCAAGGGATTTTGCTCAGAAAAAGGCATCCACTTTGCTGATTCAGTTGGGCGTAGTCGTGATGTTACAAAGGCAGTTGTTGCGGGTAGCAAAGTATCTGAGCAGGCCGTGCGATTGCTCGCTAATTTTCTCGTTGGCAGGCTTGTGGGTTGCAATAATCAAGAGCAGAACAGAGCTGCTTATGAGATTCGTTTGCTCACCAAAACAAGCATTTTTAATCGGTCTTGTTTGGTTGAAGCTGGTACAATCCCGCCTCTGTTGAATCTTCTGTTTTCATGTGATCCATCGCTGCAAGAGAATGCCATGGCATCTCTGTTAAATCTTTCAAAGTTTTCGAAAAGCAGGAAAATAATTGTTGAGAATGGAGGTTTGATTTTGATACTTGATGTTTTGAAGTGCGGACTGAAAGTGGAAGCTCGACAGCATGCAGCTGGTGCATTCTTTTACCTTGCTTCAGCTGAAGAATACCGGCAACTAATTGGGGAGATTCCAGATGCAATTCCTTCTCTGGTGGAGCTCGTCAGGGATGGGACAGATCGTGGCAAGAAGAATGCACTTGTCACGATATTCGGCCTCCTTCTATGTCCTGAGAACCACAGGAGAGTGTTTGCTGCTGGATTAGTCCCATTGCTGGTTGATCTGATCAGTTCTTGTGAAAGAGAAGATCTTGTAACAGATTCTCTAGCAGTTTTAGCAAATCTTGCTGATAATCCTGATGGAACTACTTCCATCCTGTCTTCTGGAGCTTTACCAATGATTGTGGAGGTTCTTGGTTCTTCCTCTTCAATGGCTGCAAGAGAATATTGCGTCTCCTTGCTCCTCTCCTTTTGCACCCATGGCGGAGCAGATGCGGTTATTGTTTTAGTGAAGAACCCATCTCTTATGGGAGCGTTATATTCCCAACTCACTGAAGGCACAACTCGTGCCAGCAAGAAGGCCAGTTCACTCATCAAAATCCTACACAATTTCAACGAAAAGAGCACATTTGGCTTCTCAAATCCAGTTCTTCCACAGGAAAGGTTCATTCACGTTTGGTAA
- the LOC140016933 gene encoding putative receptor-like protein kinase At5g39000, with translation MQRFKFQESSTEHLLNTICSKALNKMKSLSQHALLVYLLVLSCTIVSSIARGPDGNCIIGIQNSSPGRNSNCRNGSWDGFLTNNCCEIPFKGYLYGLAQRANQSGQIFLNSTEQNDCLSSMKNSDPDAFDCGIQKLTNGLGACSDYSVTDIDTKLGNRLNSLRESCKLVGSDGGSDQYCNQCSMSWRGMNTSSNSSNEMRNSQPDNCRFAVLISLISQRINDDHWFQAISNCLEDGSPNIAYDLNDQASHGRKKRKLTTDFWILIGGVVGIAAIVTIACFVLLRKNTKGSPQGNEVSDNSLDGESRCVTISIKEVYSATNNLSDLNLIGQGIAGKVYKGILSDGQRIAVKHIINDGHMDTFVREVKSLSHIKHPNLVALLGHCDGDDECFLVYELCHNGNLSQWLFGKEKTLSWIQRLNIAIDCGRGLGFLHTYPGGCIVHRDIKPTNILICANFQAKLSDFGLSKVMSMGQSFVSSEVRGTFGYVDPEYRKNRHVNSSGDVYSFGIVLLQLLSGQRVINMDLQKPVHLNKVAKSVIRGGNMTEFADSKLHGDYSFEAFELVFKLALSCTGLKQQRPRMKHVVGRLEEALDISMRANSVRPTFYN, from the exons ATGCAACGCTTCAAATTTCAAGAATCTTCAACTGAACATTTGTTGAATACTATCTGCTCTAAAGCCTTGAACAAAATGAAATCTCTCAGTCAACATGCATTACTTGTTTATCTCCTAGTACTTTCTTGTACAATAGTCTCTTCAATTGCTCGGGGTCCGGATGGTAATTGTATTATAGGCATACAAAATTCCTCACCTGGGAGGAATTCAAATTGTAGAAACGGAAGCTGGGATGGATTTTTAACCAACAATTGCTGTGAAATCCCGTTTAAGGGATACTTGTATGGATTGGCACAGCGGGCAAATCAAAGTGGACAAATCTTTCTCAACTCCACTGAGCAAAATGACTGCttgtcatcaatgaagaatAGTGATCCAGATGCTTTTGACTGTGGCATTCAGAAGCTAACAAATGGACTTGGGGCCTGCTCTGATTATTCTGTAACTGATATTGATACAAAGCTTGGAAACAGATTAAACAGCTTGCGCGAGAGCTGCAAGCTGGTGGGTTCAGATGGTGGATCAGATCAGTATTGCAACCAGTGTTCAATGAGTTGGAGAGGGATGAATACATCATCCAACAGCAGCAATGAGATGAGGAATTCTCAACCTGACAATTGCAGATTTGCGGTCCTGATTTCTCTGATTAGCCAAAGAATTAATGATGATCACTGGTTCCAGGCAATATCTAACTGTCTTGAAGATGGTAGCCCGAATATAG CATATGATTTGAATGATCAAGCAAGTCACGgtcgaaagaaaagaaagttgacAACAG ATTTTTGGATTCTAATTGGTGGGGTAGTGGGGATTGCAGCCATTGTCACTATTGcatgttttgttttgttgaggAAAAATACGAAAGGATCTCCCCAAGGAAATGAAG TTTCGGATAATTCACTCGATGGAGAATCCAGATGCGTAACTATTTCAATAAAAGAGGTTTATTCTGCCACCAATAATCTCAGTGACTTAAACTTAATTGGCCAAGGCATAGCTG GAAAGGTGTATAAAGGCATTCTATCAGATGGTCAGCGCATCGCCGTCAAGCATATAATCAACGATGGGCACATGGATACATTTGTCAGGGAGGTTAAAAGCCTCTCCCACATCAAACATCCAAACCTGGTTGCCTTGCTAGGTCACTGTGATGGAGATGATGAGTGTTTTCTAGTGTATGAGCTATGTCACAATGGAAATCTTTCACAATGGCTATTCG gaaaagaaaaaactctGTCTTGGATCCAAAGGTTAAATATTGCAATAGATTGTGGTAGGGGCCTTGGCTTTCTCCACACATATCCAGGAGGTTGTATTGTTCACCGTGATATTAAG CCAACAAATATTCTCATCTGTGCTAACTTTCAAGCAAAACTGTCGGACTTTGGGTTATCTAAGGTTATGAGCATGGGCCAATCGTTTGTAAGCTCGGAAGTAAGGGGAACATTTGGTTATGTAGATCCTGAGTACCGAAAAAACCGCCATGTTAATTCCTCAGGCGATGTCTACAGTTTTGGGATAGTACTGCTACAACTTCTATCAGGGCAAAGAGTTATTAACATGGACCTGCAGAAGCCTGTGCATCTGAACAAAGTG GCCAAAAGCGTCATAAGAGGTGGGAATATGACCGAGTTTGCTGATTCCAAACTTCATGGGGATTACTCATTTGAAGCTTTTGAGCTCGTATTTAAGCTAGCTTTGTCATGCACAGGGCTCAAGCAGCAGAGGCCAAGAATGAAACATGTGGTTGGAAGACTGGAGGAAGCCCTTGACATCTCAATGAGAGCCAATTCAGTTAGACCAACATTTTACAACTAA
- the LOC113717377 gene encoding equilibrative nucleotide transporter 1-like, whose product MVVSGTTTAAAGGDTESATTLLIPKPPSDNPKIPEDSFHLAYIVYFTLGAGYLLPWNAFITAVDYFIYLYPDASVDRVYAIVYMIVGLISLLLIIAFEHKSSSFVRINAGLVLFALALLAVPLMDVWYVKGKVGVYGGYYVTVCLVGLCGIADALVQGSIIGSAGELPERYMQAVVAGTAASGVLVSLLRILTKAVYPQDSHGLRSSANLYFIVSIAVMVVCIILYNVAHKLPVIKYYNELKTQAVNDEEEEKGDLTRDLWRSTLWDIVGTIKWHGFGICIIYVVTLCIFPGYITEDVHSVLLKDWYPIILITGYNVFDLVGKCLTSLYVLENAKVAIGASFARLLFLPLFYGCMHGPKFFRTEFPVTLLTCLLGLTNGYLTSVLMILTPRTVVLQHAETAGIVLVLFLVAGLAIGSVVSWFWVI is encoded by the exons ATGGTTGTTTCCGGCACGACCACCGCTGCCGCCGGTGGCGACACAGAATCAGCAACCACTCTTTTAATCCCCAAACCACCCTCCGACAATCCCAAAATCCCAGAAGACTCCTTCCATCTAGCTTACATTGTATACTTCACACTAGGGGCGGGCTACCTTCTCCCATGGAACGCTTTCATCACAGCAGTTGATTACTTCATCTACCTCTACCCCGACGCGTCAGTCGACCGAGTTTACGCTATAGTTTACATGATAGTGGGCTTAATTTCCCTGCTTTTGATCATAGCATTCGAGCACAAATCAAGCTCTTTTGTCAGGATCAATGCTGGGCTAGTCCTGTTTGCGCTGGCTTTACTGGCAGTGCCATTAATGGATGTCTGGTATGTGAAGGGGAAAGTTGGCGTGTATGGCGGGTACTATGTGACTGTGTGTTTGGTGGGGCTTTGTGGGATTGCTGATGCATTGGTTCAGGGGAGTATTATTGGATCTGCTGGTGAATTGCCTGAAAGATACATGCAAGCTGTCGTTGCTGGAACTGCTGCTTCTG GTGTCCTTGTATCGTTGCTCAGAATCTTAACCAAAGCTGTATATCCACAAGATTCACATGGGCTCAGAAGCAGTGCAAATCTGTATTTCATTGTTAGCATCGCTGTGATGGTTGTTTGCATTATCCTCTATAATGTGGCCCATAAACTTCCAGTTATAAAGTACTACAATGAATTGAAAACTCAAGCTGTGAATGATGAGGAGGAAGAGAAAGGTGACTTAACTAGAGATCTGTGGAGATCAACTTTATGGGACATTGTTGGGACCATCAAATGGCATGGGTTTGGAATTTGCATCATCTATGTTGTGACGTTGTGCATATTTCCTGGATACATCACAGAGGATGTGCATTCTGTTCTTCTCAAAGACTGGTACCCCATAATCTTGATTACAGGCTACAACGTGTTTGATCTGGTTGGCAAGTGTCTAACTTCATTGTATGTCCTTGAGAATGCGAAGGTTGCAATAGGTGCCTCCTTTGCTAGGTTGCTCTTCTTGCCTCttttctatggatgtatgcaTGGTCCCAAATTCTTTAGAACGGAGTTTCCTGTTACACTACTAACCTGTCTTTTGGGTCTCACAAATGGCTACTTGACCAGCGTACTAATGATTTTGACTCCCAGAACAGTAGTATTGCAACATGCAGAAACTGCAGGGATTGTTCTTGTGTTGTTCTTGGTGGCTGGTCTTGCAATTGGATCTGTTGTGTCTTGGTTTTGGGTCATATGA